The genomic DNA AGGTAAGCGTGCGATCACAGCCGATACAGATTTACGGTTGTGCCGGTTCTTTGGTCTGTCCAACGGCTATTGGTTGAGAGCTCAGGCTGCTCACGATACGGAGGTTGCAGAGCGCACTCTTGGCCCATCGCTAAAGAAGATCAAACCTTGGTCTGCCTATGCGGCCCAGCCAAAACTGAGGAAATCGGGGACAGCCATGAAATAATGCAATTCTCTACGTGCTTGATTGAGAAGATCATAATTTTATAGCCGTCCTCCTGAAGTCTAAAGCCATCCATGTCCGCAGGATTTTTTCGTCCTTATCAAACTGGGCCG from Desulfovibrionales bacterium includes the following:
- a CDS encoding HigA family addiction module antitoxin; amino-acid sequence: MSKLEPITPGEILLEEFLKPMGLSQYRLAKEIGVPAQRISEIVAGKRAITADTDLRLCRFFGLSNGYWLRAQAAHDTEVAERTLGPSLKKIKPWSAYAAQPKLRKSGTAMK